The Desmonostoc muscorum LEGE 12446 genome includes a region encoding these proteins:
- a CDS encoding phytoene/squalene synthase family protein: MSNLLKNAIFELGGSPTTLTKLGPAWSAAENWTVFNNKQNPDFIPIITTELVPSTFPGGGSKMIHVKTNGLRCGLVQGFGAIDTGSPSAIASAWIYVVSGKVGIGTGNQGHTGLDVISSKTNTWEHLQSPNGVSPANQLIIYSASDGAEFYVDLEEPLDSYMATAYLIFRVADNIEDCLQTPEWKRSRFAQLQQLLETPRYANSLLAHWSSLEWPGLTADEQQLMTPEAGLSLWQIYEMLPSTTRATIRQWVTAMIDGVESILDPYQMPHLIEQQGVKILAQPEDYDRYCYFVAGTVGHLGTELAIEYYKFSSEVSDRLLINCEYCGQALQKTNIIKDFVEDLRQGKCYLPASWLQEIDYKPLALQEAPTRWTQKVINSAVTALDQSVAYVLNIPYHAPGYRLASILCLVSAYQTLLLASQQHSRLFTAEHQVKISRSCFSQCMEDAKVLLRDNQAVINYSQRLQQEIAAAFLNL, from the coding sequence ATGAGTAACTTACTAAAAAACGCTATCTTTGAATTAGGTGGTTCACCAACAACACTGACAAAATTAGGCCCAGCATGGTCAGCCGCCGAGAACTGGACAGTTTTTAATAACAAACAAAACCCTGATTTTATACCAATTATCACAACAGAGTTAGTTCCTTCGACTTTTCCAGGAGGAGGAAGTAAAATGATTCACGTTAAAACTAATGGTTTAAGGTGTGGTTTAGTACAGGGATTTGGAGCAATTGACACTGGTTCACCAAGTGCGATCGCATCTGCTTGGATTTATGTCGTTAGTGGTAAAGTAGGCATTGGTACTGGCAATCAGGGACACACTGGGTTAGACGTAATTAGCTCCAAAACCAATACTTGGGAACATTTGCAAAGTCCTAATGGTGTTTCTCCAGCTAACCAGTTAATTATCTATTCAGCAAGCGATGGAGCCGAGTTTTACGTTGATTTAGAAGAACCATTAGACAGCTATATGGCGACAGCTTACTTGATTTTTCGAGTCGCTGATAATATCGAAGACTGCTTGCAAACTCCAGAGTGGAAGCGATCGCGATTTGCCCAATTACAACAACTTCTAGAAACTCCTCGTTACGCTAACAGTTTGTTAGCACACTGGTCAAGCCTAGAGTGGCCAGGACTCACAGCAGATGAGCAGCAACTCATGACCCCAGAAGCAGGGTTATCTCTCTGGCAGATTTATGAAATGCTACCCTCTACTACCCGTGCCACAATTCGGCAATGGGTAACAGCAATGATCGATGGAGTTGAGAGCATCCTAGATCCTTACCAAATGCCTCACCTAATAGAGCAGCAGGGAGTAAAAATTCTCGCACAACCCGAAGATTACGATCGCTACTGTTATTTTGTCGCCGGAACAGTAGGTCATCTCGGTACAGAACTAGCAATTGAATATTATAAATTTTCTTCTGAAGTAAGCGATCGCTTGCTCATCAACTGCGAGTATTGCGGTCAAGCATTACAGAAAACCAATATTATTAAAGACTTTGTTGAGGATTTAAGGCAAGGCAAATGTTATCTCCCGGCTAGTTGGTTACAGGAAATTGATTACAAACCCTTGGCTTTACAAGAAGCGCCAACTCGATGGACTCAGAAAGTAATCAACTCAGCTGTAACTGCTCTGGATCAATCTGTTGCCTATGTGCTGAATATTCCTTACCATGCGCCTGGATACCGTTTAGCTAGCATTTTGTGTCTGGTATCTGCTTATCAAACTCTACTGTTAGCATCACAGCAACATTCTCGCTTGTTCACTGCCGAGCATCAAGTCAAAATTTCCCGCAGTTGTTTCTCCCAGTGCATGGAAGATGCAAAGGTACTGCTGCGTGACAATCAAGCGGTGATTAATTACAGTCAACGTCTGCAACAAGAAATCGCAGCAGCATTTTTAAATTTATAA